A region of Argentina anserina chromosome 5, drPotAnse1.1, whole genome shotgun sequence DNA encodes the following proteins:
- the LOC126795173 gene encoding transcription factor bHLH162-like, with protein sequence MKKCTSETTSKLDRKTAERNRRIQMKGLCFKLASMVPPQHCKSSKSKEMMTQQSQLDLAASYIKQLTERIEILKERKEKELSSQLGTSNKPSMNDVNNRACKTAVAGSRLPLIKMSELGSSIEVLLISGLNKNFMFYEVITVLQEEGAEVVSANFSTVGNKVFHTIHAQVKISRVGVETTRVWQRLQDLIY encoded by the exons ATGAAGAAGTGTACAAGTGAGACGACGTCCAAACTTGACAGAAAGACGGCGGAGAGGAACCGGAGAATCCAAATGAAAGGTCTCTGCTTCAAGCTCGCTTCCATGGTTCCTCCCCAACACTGCAAATCCTCCAAATCCAAG GAAATGATGACACAGCAAAGTCAGCTCGATCTTGCAGCCTCCTACATAAAGCAATTGACAGAAAGAATAGAGATTCTGAAGGAGCGGAAGGAGAAagaactgagttcacaattaGGGACTAGTAACAAGCCGAGCATGAATGATGTTAATAATCGTGCTTGTAAAACTGCAGTGGCCGGATCAAGGTTGCCTCTTATTAAAATGAGCGAATTGGGTTCTAGCATAGAAGTTTTGCTGATCAGTGGGCTGAATAAGAACTTCATGTTTTATGAAGTTATCACTGTACTTCAGGAAGAAGGAGCTGAAGTTGTCAGCGCTAACTTTTCCACTGTGGGCAATAAGGTTTTCCATACGATCCATGCGCAG GTTAAGATTTCTAGGGTTGGTGTAGAGACTACGAGGGTATGGCAAAGACTGCAGGACTTGATTTACTGA